Proteins from one Desulfitobacterium chlororespirans DSM 11544 genomic window:
- a CDS encoding ABC transporter ATP-binding protein, with product MMIRRFLRYYSPYKGLFLLDVSCAVAAALLELFFPFTVQHIVDTLLPRGEWKLILGACILLGLIYIVNTVLKFVVGYWGEKLGLYIETDMRIEIYTHLQKLSFRFFDNHKQGQLASRITNDLMDIGNMAHYGPEHFLISTFTLAGAMVMMFQANWQLALPLSLFVMILLAINMHFMRRLVVTRKRMFGAVGGFLSRLEDGIGGIRVVQAFANEDHQKKLFVSDNQCFCEAKIDGFKNVAQNEAVTYMFISLLPVLALLGGSWFTLNGRMTGGELFSFILIANVMVMPIRMLAAFSVRFPNGMAGFKNFVEIIDTEPEIKDAPDAVEVSSLRGDIRYEQVSFGYREDSTVLNTIDLSVRAGETVAFVGTSGAGKTTLCSLLLRFYEADEGRITIDGMDIRKLKLASLRQQIGVVQQDVFLFSGSIGENIRFGKLGATEEELWEAARRARLDDFIREQPTGMDTLIGERGVKLSGGQRQRIAIARMFLKNPPILILDEATSSLDTLTESSILQALAELAQGRTTLIIAHRLATIRHADRIVVLTEEGIAEEGGHEELLRKNGIYSNLHRAQVGA from the coding sequence ATGATGATCAGACGGTTTCTGCGGTACTACAGCCCCTACAAGGGACTGTTTCTCCTGGATGTCTCCTGTGCTGTAGCGGCCGCCTTGCTGGAATTGTTTTTTCCTTTTACAGTCCAACATATTGTCGATACCCTCCTGCCCAGGGGAGAGTGGAAGCTGATTTTAGGGGCCTGTATCCTGCTTGGGTTGATCTATATCGTGAATACGGTGCTGAAATTTGTGGTGGGATATTGGGGAGAAAAACTGGGACTCTACATCGAGACGGATATGCGGATTGAGATTTACACTCATCTGCAAAAGCTGTCCTTTCGCTTTTTTGATAATCATAAGCAGGGCCAACTGGCTTCCCGGATTACCAACGACCTCATGGATATCGGCAATATGGCCCATTATGGACCGGAGCATTTCTTGATCTCCACCTTTACCCTGGCCGGCGCCATGGTGATGATGTTCCAGGCCAACTGGCAGCTGGCCCTGCCTCTGAGCCTGTTTGTGATGATCCTGCTGGCGATCAATATGCATTTTATGCGCCGGCTGGTGGTGACCAGAAAGCGCATGTTCGGCGCTGTCGGCGGTTTTTTGTCAAGGCTGGAGGATGGTATCGGCGGCATCCGGGTGGTGCAGGCTTTTGCTAACGAAGACCATCAGAAAAAGCTGTTTGTGTCGGACAATCAATGTTTTTGTGAAGCCAAAATTGACGGGTTCAAGAATGTCGCCCAAAACGAAGCGGTTACCTATATGTTTATCAGTCTGTTGCCGGTGCTGGCTCTGCTGGGGGGAAGCTGGTTTACTTTGAACGGCAGGATGACCGGCGGTGAACTGTTCAGCTTCATTCTCATTGCCAATGTGATGGTCATGCCCATCCGCATGCTGGCGGCTTTCTCCGTCCGCTTTCCCAATGGCATGGCAGGTTTTAAGAACTTTGTGGAAATTATCGATACGGAGCCGGAGATCAAGGATGCTCCGGATGCGGTGGAAGTATCCTCCTTGCGGGGGGATATCCGCTATGAGCAGGTGAGCTTTGGTTATCGTGAGGACAGCACGGTCCTGAACACTATCGATCTGTCTGTCCGGGCCGGTGAAACGGTGGCTTTCGTAGGGACATCGGGTGCCGGTAAAACCACCTTATGCAGCCTGCTTTTGCGCTTCTATGAAGCGGATGAAGGGCGCATCACCATTGACGGGATGGATATCCGCAAGCTTAAGCTGGCTTCTTTAAGGCAGCAGATCGGGGTGGTGCAGCAGGATGTTTTCCTTTTCTCCGGCAGCATTGGGGAGAACATCCGCTTCGGCAAGCTTGGTGCCACAGAAGAAGAACTATGGGAGGCGGCCCGCCGGGCCCGGCTGGACGATTTCATCCGGGAACAGCCCACGGGCATGGATACCTTGATCGGAGAACGGGGGGTAAAGCTTTCCGGAGGACAGAGGCAGCGCATCGCCATTGCCCGCATGTTCCTGAAAAATCCGCCCATTCTCATCCTGGACGAAGCCACGTCCTCCCTGGATACCCTGACCGAGTCTTCGATTCTGCAAGCTCTGGCGGAGCTGGCCCAGGGGCGTACCACTCTGATCATTGCCCACCGGCTGGCGACCATTCGCCATGCCGACCGGATCGTGGTCCTGACGGAGGAGGGTATTGCCGAAGAAGGGGGTCATGAGGAGCTTTTACGGAAAAATGGCATCTACAGCAATTTGCATAGGGCGCAGGTCGGTGCATAG